Proteins co-encoded in one Capsicum annuum cultivar UCD-10X-F1 chromosome 9, UCD10Xv1.1, whole genome shotgun sequence genomic window:
- the LOC107842236 gene encoding protein CNGC15b produces the protein MSSTKQKSVRFPNDFDIAKSGSYNATKFLKTVSIKKHEETSNLELEKVEIEPKMKMFRKKKLSRVFSEDYDGLQWKILDPRGRPINIWNKCFLIACLTSLFVDPLFFYLPSVNDEICMDASYPMEIVLTVVRSVIDAFYLVQILVHFRTAYVAPSSRVFGRGELVIDSSKIASRYLQKDFWVDLLATLPLPQVLIWAAIPSLRGSNIIGAKHALRLTIISQFLLRLCLIFPLSSHIIKTTGVMVEAAWAGAVYNLVLFMLGSHVMGSCWYLLAVERQEQCWKKICDQQQPYCQYWYFDCQRMNDTSRIAWYQWSNISTLCGPSSNFFQFGIFNDALTYRVTQSSFLNKYTYCFWWGLRNLSSIGQNLMTTTDINEINFAVVLAILGLLFFALLIGNMQSFLQSTTKRLEEWRIRRTDTEEWMDHRQLPHDLKERVRKYDLYRWVTARGVDEESIIRSLPVDLRRDIKRHLCLDLVRRVPLFDQMDECILDAICERLKPLLYTAGTCLVREADPVKEMHFIIRGHLDSYTTDGGRTGFFNSCKLGPCDFCGEELLTWALDPRPSIILPSSTRTVIALTEVEAFALSAEDVTFVASQFRKLHSKQLRHTFRFYSNQWRTWAACFIQAAWFRYKRRKEAAELNKAKQSHLAAPVELRDEGRSASLGQKASEFAVYAAKLATSTRKGGSMRGELEIISSLQKPIEPDFSVEDR, from the exons ATGTCTTCTACTAAGCAAAAATCTGTCAG ATTTCCAAATGACTTTGACATTGCGAAGTCTGGATCATACAACGCGACGAAATTCCTCAAAACTGTCTCCATAAAGAAGCATGAAGAAACATCTAACTTAGAGCTCGAGAAGGTAGAAATAGAGCCAAAAATGAAGATGTTTCGAAAGAAAAAGCTTTCAAGAGTATTTTCTGAGGACTATGATGGGTTGCAATGGAAGATACTAGATCCGCGAGGACGTCCTATAAACATATGGAACAAATGTTTCCTCATTGCTTGTCTTACTTCTCTGTTTGTTGATCCATTGTTCTTCTATTTGCCAAGTGTTAACGATGAAATCTGCATGGATGCAAGTTATCCGATGGAGATAGTCCTTACAGTCGTTCGATCAGTGATAGATGCATTTTATCTGGTTCAGATTTTAGTTCATTTTCGAACAGCTTATGTTGCACCATCCTCTCGCGTTTTTGGAAGAGGAGAGCTAGTCATTGATTCATCGAAAATTGCTTCAAGGTATCTTCAAAAGGATTTTTGGGTCGACCTCTTGGCTACTCTTCCTCTTCCTCAG GTTTTGATTTGGGCTGCAATCCCGTCTCTCAGAGGTTCGAACATTATTGGTGCAAAACACGCCTTACGCCTGACTATCATTTCTCAGTTCCTCTTGAGGCTATGTCTGATTTTTCCACTTTCATCTCACATTATCAAGACCACCGGCGTTATGGTGGAAGCGGCTTGGGCTGGCGCGGTGTATAACCTCGTGCTCTTCATGCTGGGTAGTCAT GTCATGGGATCTTGTTGGTACCTTTTAGCTGTGGAGAGACAAGAACAGTGTTGGAAGAAAATTTGTGATCAACAACAACCGTATTGCCAGTATTGGTATTTCGACTGCCAGAGGATGAACGATACCAGTAGAATCGCGTGGTATCAATGGAGCAATATCTCTACATTATGTGGTCCTAGCAGCAACTTCTTCCAATTTGGAATCTTTAACGATGCACTGACTTATCGCGTTACACAGTCATCGTTCTTGAACAAGTACACATATTGTTTTTGGTGGGGCTTAAGGAATCTAAG CTCTATTGGGCAGAATCTCATGACAACTACGGACATTAATGAAATCAATTTCGCGGTTGTTCTTGCAATTCTTGGATTATTATTTTTCGCGTTACTTATTGGGAATATGCAG AGCTTCCTTCAATCAACTACTAAGAGACTTGAAGAATGGAGGATTAGGAGGACCGATACAGAAGAATGGATGGATCATCGCCAACTACCCCACGATCTAAAGGAGAGGGTGCGGAAATATGATCTGTATCGATGGGTGACAGCAAGAGGTGTTGACGAAGAATCAATCATTAGAAGCCTTCCTGTGGACCTCAGAAGGGACATCAAGCGCCATCTTTGTCTTGATCTAGTTCGTCGA GTCCCGCTATTTGATCAAATGGATGAGTGTATCTTGGATGCAATATGTGAAAGGTTGAAACCACTTTTATACACAGCAGGAACCTGCCTTGTTCGCGAAGCTGATCCAGTGAAGGAAATGCACTTCATTATACGTGGCCATTTGGATTCCTACACTACTGATGGAGGTAGAACAGGATTCTTCAATTCATGTAAGCTCGGTCCATGTGACTTCTGTGGTGAAGAGCTACTAACATGGGCACTAGACCCTCGTCCGAGTATCATCCTTCCATCCTCTACGCGTACAGTGATCGCTCTTACTGAAGTTGAAGCGTTTGCATTGTCTGCAGAGGATGTTACATTCGTGGCATCACAGTTCCGTAAGCTACATAGCAAGCAGTTAAGGCATACGTTCAGGTTTTACTCGAACCAATGGAGGACTTGGGCCGCGTGTTTTATACAAGCAGCTTGGTTTCGGTACAAAAGAAGGAAAGAGGCTGCTGAGCTTAATAAAGCGAAGCAAAGTCACCTTGCTGCTCCTGTTGAACTACGCGATGAAGGAAGAAGCGCGTCGTTGGGACAAAAGGCTTCAGAATTTGCTGTGTATGCTGCAAAATTGGCAACAAGCACCAGAAAGGGTGGTAGCATGAGGGGAGAACTAGAAATTATTAGTTCATTACAAAAGCCTATTGAACCTGATTTTTCGGTTGAGGATAGATGA